Proteins found in one Mycteria americana isolate JAX WOST 10 ecotype Jacksonville Zoo and Gardens chromosome 8, USCA_MyAme_1.0, whole genome shotgun sequence genomic segment:
- the CIAO2B gene encoding cytosolic iron-sulfur assembly component 2B isoform X1 → MVGPGLGPGGGAALENANPLIYRRSGERPVTAREEDDELPDSIDDREIFDLIRSINDPEHPLTLEELNVVEQVRVKVNDAESTVAVEFTPTIPHCSMATLIGLSIKVKLIRSLPERFKLDVHITPGTHASEHAVNKQLADKERVAAALENSHLLEVVNQCLSARS, encoded by the exons ATGGTGGGCCCGGGCCtgggcccgggcggcggggcggcgctggAGAACGCCAACCCTCTCATCTACCGGCGCTCGGGGGAGCGGCCGGTGACGGCGCGGGAGGAGGACGACGAGCTGCCCGACTCCATCGACGACCGGGAGATCTTCG ATCTCATTCGCTCCATTAACGACCCCGAGCACCCCCTCACCCTGGAGGAGCTGAATGTCGTCGAGCAAGTGCGAGTGAAG GTGAATGACGCAGAAAGCACGGTGGCAGTGGAGTTCACTCCCACCATTCCTCACTGCAGCATGGCGACGTTAATCGGCCTCTCCATAAAGGTAAAATTGATCAGATCTCTGCCTGAGAGATTTAAG CTGGATGTTCATATAACACCAGGAACACATGCCTCTGAGCATGCAG TTAATAAACAGCTTGCTGATAAAGAACGTGTAGCAGCTGCTTTGGAAAACTCTCACTTACTGGAAGTGGTGAATCAGTGTTTGTCTGCTCGATCATAA
- the CIAO2B gene encoding cytosolic iron-sulfur assembly component 2B isoform X2, whose translation MVGPGLGPGGGAALENANPLIYRRSGERPVTAREEDDELPDSIDDREIFDLIRSINDPEHPLTLEELNVVEQVRVKVNDAESTVAVEFTPTIPHCSMATLIGLSIKLDVHITPGTHASEHAVNKQLADKERVAAALENSHLLEVVNQCLSARS comes from the exons ATGGTGGGCCCGGGCCtgggcccgggcggcggggcggcgctggAGAACGCCAACCCTCTCATCTACCGGCGCTCGGGGGAGCGGCCGGTGACGGCGCGGGAGGAGGACGACGAGCTGCCCGACTCCATCGACGACCGGGAGATCTTCG ATCTCATTCGCTCCATTAACGACCCCGAGCACCCCCTCACCCTGGAGGAGCTGAATGTCGTCGAGCAAGTGCGAGTGAAG GTGAATGACGCAGAAAGCACGGTGGCAGTGGAGTTCACTCCCACCATTCCTCACTGCAGCATGGCGACGTTAATCGGCCTCTCCATAAAG CTGGATGTTCATATAACACCAGGAACACATGCCTCTGAGCATGCAG TTAATAAACAGCTTGCTGATAAAGAACGTGTAGCAGCTGCTTTGGAAAACTCTCACTTACTGGAAGTGGTGAATCAGTGTTTGTCTGCTCGATCATAA